Proteins from one Xiphophorus hellerii strain 12219 chromosome 8, Xiphophorus_hellerii-4.1, whole genome shotgun sequence genomic window:
- the LOC116725101 gene encoding glutamic acid-rich protein-like isoform X1 has protein sequence MLSKKEEKRSFSNGRLRDQWEKIAQNEADQCKQEAERKQKSSIKVLFSKWTYHWSNGEQVMDEISDFRRATTRTDDEEKKPKIKFKIVPPPPKVKAEPPPPPPPAPRRSSSPKRHRQKRKVEVDVFRLCWRESWMSLKPPKYLYLKAREAKERRTLLMTLECPRSRKYKSKMFGPDADGTGPIPKWSHSWKQVKSPAQSEQPEDRDFEWDVLFERTLVTKVEIGEYGLPSWAGTWKIMNFPFRQQKKNWDCGWESYQQEPSDKSDKFDLIQEQLDQDEPEGWEDSWRLSGAEDPTDGPATFTAEMSDWLMPGWSKSCLLAAAPPEEYEERQKSWSSCWGFQQQIRWRQASILSAHHHSNQMSRRRRAINVFLFFGLDRPGLSDWTEAWKGPKGQKTPEDDEEREEGAGTEEEEEEDEGMEEEEEEEEEEEIRTEIFQNFNKNKGQEKEEEDDEGVDEEEEDEDEEDEKENGEKETERGVDEEEESEEDEEEEKDNSVRVMKEDEEKCDNADEEEEEEEEIYEEEEENDKNKTKSQKLETEQRKKDGEDEEEEDAEDEEEEDEEEEKEENQANDEERHENARTKETESRDPVTEQKKNDAEDEEEEDGEDEEEEDEEEEEEENQANDEERHENARTKETESRDPVTEQKKKKDAEDEDEEEGEDEEEEEEKEDEEEEDSQANNEGEMQENRKSKETKSRDSGEQRKEDGEDEEEEDGEDEEEEDGEDEEEEDAEGEEERKENNRAGKDEKEETNATKLGKDKEEDDEEEEFLDFDEERGKTKGDEEEEEEGEETDEDYEDADEEDEKQQKEKGNEKDEDVNLKEEEEDEESPDLEDDDDDDDDEEEEETNKKQGKEEEEEIKDERKNNKDDKEEDEDDDRLDVEDEEEEQREKMERKTEKTEEEEKKKVSSLDVEDDEEADEEEDDEEEDEEEDEDETEENEKQKDENNDEDEDGNIDRMKIETKERRCKEENNEEEEDEEEHESCEEDEEEDDEEEDSKMEVEEINKNKDEGEEDGETEEENPVEGKAEKQAEEEEEDEEQEKKSGVLKQTKKKKQKTKPGAPLHLQFHKLSASFSSWRRSWMVAVAHRGGADDEDEEEEGEEGEEWRAWKESWRICRCRKTDKDEVMSFSTEHRSRRDAIQEVDETTSRKWILSWKMNTANGRHEEEEEEDEEDYEES, from the exons ATGTTGTCCaaaaaggaagagaagagaTCGTTCAGCAATGGCCGTCTGAGAGACCAGTGGGAGAAAATAGCCCAGAACGAGGCGGACCAGTGCAAACAGGAGGCTGAGCGGAAACAGAAAAGCTCCATTAAAGT TCTTTTCTCAAAGTGGACCTACCACTGGTCTAACGGAGAACAGGTCATGGATGAGATTTCCGACTTCAGGAGGGCGACGACCCGGACAGACGACGAAGAAAAAAAGcctaaaattaaattcaaaatcgTTCCTCCACCTCCAAAAGTCAAAGCGGAgcctccgccgccgccgccgccggccCCCAGGAGGTCGTCCTCCCCGAAACGCCACAGGCAAAAACGCAAAGTGGAAGTGGACGTGTTTCGTTTGTGCTGGAGGGAATCCTGGATGAGCCTGAAACCACCGAAGTACCTCTACCTGAAGGCCAGAGAGGCTAAAGAGAGGAGGACGCTGCTGATGACCCTAGAGTGTCCCAGAAGCAGGAAGTACAAATCAAAGATGTTTGGACCGGACGCGGACGGGACGGGTCCGATTCCTAAATGGAGTCATTCCTGGAAGCAG GTGAAAAGCCCGGCTCAGTCAGAGCAACCAGAGGACAGAGACTTTGAGTGGGACGTTCTGTTTGAGAGGACGCTGGTCACAAAAGTGGAAATAGGAGAATATGGTCTTCCTTCCTGGGCCGGAACATGGAAGATCATGAACTTTCCCTTcaggcagcagaagaagaactggGACTGCGGTTGGGAAAGTTACCAACAGGAGCCGAGCGACAAGTCCGATAAGTTTGACCTCATTCAGGAGCAGCTGGATCAG GACGAGCCTGAAGGCTGGGAGGATTCATGGAGGCTCTCCGGAGCAGAAGATCCGACGGACGGGCCGGCCACGTTCACAGCAGAAATGAGCGACTGGCTGATGCCGGGATGGAGCAAATCCTGCCTGCtggctgcagctcctcctgaggAATACGAAGAGCGGCAGAAGAGCTGGAGCTCCTGCTGGGGCTTCCAGCAGCAGATCAG GTGGCGTCAGGCGTCCATCTTGTCTGCTcatcaccatagcaaccagatGAGCAGGAGACGGAGAGCCATAAACGTTTTCCTGTTCTTCGGTCTGGACCGGCCTGGTCTGAGCGACTGGACGGAGGCCTGGAAGGGTCCAAAAGGACAGAAAACACCGGAGGATGACGAAGAGCGGGAGGAAGGAGCCGgaactgaggaagaggaggaggaggatgaaggaatggaggaggaagaggaggaagaagaagaggaggagatcagaacagaaatatttcaaaactttaATAAGAACAAAGGtcaggaaaaagaggaagaggacgaTGAGGGTgtagatgaagaggaggaagatgaagatgaagaagatgagaaagaaaatggtGAAAAGGAAACGGAGAGAGGAGtcgatgaggaggaggagagtgaagaagatgaggaagaggagaaagatAACAGTGTCAGAGTGATGAAGGAGgatgaagaaaaatgtgacaatgcagatgaggaagaggaggaggaagaggaaatttatgaggaagaggaagaaaacgacaaaaacaaaacgaagaGTCAAAAGCTTGAAACTGAGCAGAGGAAGAAGGATggtgaagatgaggaagaggaggatgctgaagatgaggaagaagaagatgaggaggaagaaaaggaggaaaatcaAGCCAATGATGAAGAAAGACACGAAAATGccagaacaaaagaaacagagagTCGAGATCCAGTAACTGAGCAGAAGAAGAATGAtgctgaagatgaagaagaggaagacggtgaagatgaggaggaggaagatgaggaggaagaagaggaggaaaatcAAGCCAATGATGAAGAAAGACACGAAAATGccagaacaaaagaaacagagagTCGAGATCCAGTAactgagcagaagaagaagaaggatgctgaagatgaagatgaggaagaaggggaagatgaggaggaggaagaagagaaagaggatgaagaggaggaggacagtCAAGCCAATAATGAGGGAGAAAtgcaagaaaacagaaaatcaaaagaaacgAAGAGTCGAGATTCAGGAGAGCAAAGGAAGGAGGATggtgaagatgaggaagaggaggatggtgaagatgaggaagaggaggatggtgaagatgaggaagaggaggatgctgaaggtgaggaagaaagaaaggaaaacaacagagcAGGAAAAGACGAGAAGGAGGAAACGAATGCCACAAAGTtgggaaaagacaaagaagaagatgatgaagaggaggagtttCTGGACTTTGATGAAGAAAGAGGCAAAACTAAaggagatgaagaggaggaagaggagggagaggaaacAGATGAAGACTATGAAGATGCAGATGAAGAGgatgaaaaacaacagaaggaaaaaggaaatgaaaaggatGAAGATGTAAACctgaaagaggaagaggaggatgaagagagCCCGGATttagaagatgatgatgatgatgatgatgatgaagaggaagaagaaacaaacaaaaaacaaggaaaagaggaagaggaggagattAAAGACGAAAGGAAGAACAACAAAGATGAcaaggaggaagatgaggatgatgatAGGCTGGATgtagaagatgaagaagaagagcagagagaaaaaatggagagaaaaacagaaaagacggaggaagaggagaagaagaaagtttcCAGTCTGGATGTAGAGGATGATGAAGAGGctgatgaggaagaggatgatgaggaagaggatgaggaagaggatgaagatgagACAGAAGAAAACGAAAAGCAGAAAGACGAAAATAACGATGAGGATGAAGATGGAAACATTGACAGGATGAAGATAGAAACCAAAGAAAGACGCTGCAAAGAGGAGAacaatgaggaagaggaggatgaggaagaacATGAGAGCtgtgaggaagatgaggaggaagatgatgaagaggaggacagTAAGATGGAGGTGgaagaaatcaataaaaacaaagatgaaggtgaggaagatGGAGAAACTGAGGAAGAAAATCCTGTGGAGGGAAAAGCTGAGaaacaagcagaagaagaggaggaggatgaagaacAAGAGAAGAAGAGCGGCGTTCTAAAacagacgaagaagaagaagcagaaaaccAAACCCGGCGCTCCGCTTCACCTGCAGTTCCACAAGCTGAGcgcctccttctcctcctggcGGCGCTCCTGGATGGTCGCCGTCGCTCACCGCGGAGGAGCCGACGACgaagacgaggaagaggagggagaggagggagaggagtgGCGGGCCTGGAAGGAGTCCTGGAGAATCTGCCGCTGCAGGAAGACGGACAAAGACGAGGTGATGAGCTTCTCCACGGAGCACCGGAGCCGTCGGGACGCCATACAGGAAGTGGACGAAACGacaagcaggaagtggattttGAGCTGGAAAATGAACACAGCTAACGGCAGacatgaggaagaggaggaagaggatgaggaagatTATGAGGAGAGCTGA
- the dnajc25 gene encoding dnaJ homolog subfamily C member 25, with protein MVVFPERSRGLWRLTVLLLSVSSLPAATALLEGLYCGTEVCYDVLGVSREASKAEIARAYRQLARRYHPDRYRPEEPGDEENSHTKFLLIATAYETLKDEDSRRDYDYMLDHPEEYYQHYYAYYRRRLAPKVDVRIVILVTICAISAVQYVSWCSSYNKAINYLVTVPKYRIQATEIAKQQGLLSRTKEKGKNRRSKEEIREQEEEVIRDIIKNKIDIKGGYQKPSLSDILLCQMALFPFYLSRYVAWYARWVYRFTVCREEYGEEEKLYLIRRNMKLSQAQFDSLEENAKQTFLEKQLWVRENYEAYRKEREEEMKVKLATDPKMKRYRRWMKNEGPGRLTFADD; from the exons ATGGTCGTGTTCCCGGAGCGGAGCCGCGGCCTGTGGCGGCTCACGGTGCTCCTGCTCTCCGTGTCGTCGCTGCCCGCGGCCACGGCGCTGCTGGAGGGGCTCTACTGCGGGACGGAGGTCTGCTACGACGTGCTGGGAGTCTCCCGGGAGGCCTCCAAGGCGGAGATCGCAAGGGCTTACCGGCAGCTGGCCCGCCGGTACCACCCGGACCGGTACCGGCCCGAGGAGCCCGGAGATGAGGAGAACTCTCACACGAAGTTCCTGCTGATTGCTACAGCTTATGAGACACTGAAG GATGAAGACTCGCGGCGCGACTACGACTACATGCTGGACCATCCTGAGGAATACTACCAGCACTACTACGCCTACTACCGCCGCCGCCTCGCCCCCAAGGTCGACGTCAGGATCGTCATCCTCGTCACCATCTGCGCCATCTCCGCCGTCCAG TACGTCAGCTGGTGCAGCAGCTACAACAAGGCCATCAACTACCTGGTGACCGTCCCGAAGTACCGGATCCAGGCCACCGAGATCGCCAAGCAGCAGGGCCTGCTCAGCCGCACCAAGGAGAAGGGCAAGAACCGGCGCTCCAAGGAGGAAATTCGCgagcaggaagaggaagtgaTCCGTGACATCATCAAGAACAAGATCGAcatcaagggcggctaccagaagCCGAGCCTGTCGGACATCCTGCTGTGCCAGATGGCGCTGTTCCCCTTCTACCTGAGCCGCTACGTGGCGTGGTACGCCCGCTGGGTGTACCGCTTCACCGTCTGCCGGGAGGAGTACGGCGAGGAGGAGAAGCTCTACCTCATCAG GAGGAACATGAAGCTGTCGCAGGCGCAGTTCGACAGTCTGGAGGAAAACGCCAAGCAGACGTTCCTGGAGAAACAGCTGTGGGTCCGAGAAAATTACGAG GCGTACAGGAAGGAGCGCGAGGAGGAGATGAAGGTCAAGCTGGCGACCGACCCGAAGATGAAGCGGTACCGCCGCTGGATGAAGAACGAAGGCCCGGGTCGGCTGACCTTCGCGGACGACTGA
- the LOC116725033 gene encoding uncharacterized protein LOC116725033, whose protein sequence is MSGEKNPEVVGCDASIMRNVWEIRMREFRQRMLLEQERLERSALPAINKQWADRMTAKMGKYKRVERKVTPSDIQPDDNIWKSKQPLVPRGVPLGRGPGSGGRPGIPAKSFSAQAPNLKNKKVQDKSFNKLQLLMSITKTQPSSLVWGKAWKFNKSLPSPAEGASPDWGQCWMFAPYQPRAEEGKPWPNEPNLVDPQSYHLWRKAFYKMVEPQALDLNLPADQWQTSWKRFEKIKKDSGEDEEEASKHGFFTSLVETQHQNEILCSSEWSDSWTSTKPGNEGLLNATVADNKDMGREINPEWEECWRLLNHHGSNSFKLPRHQKLLSPEWASSWRAAADVFNNKQSSSQNQHHGFDDHSLERDGFHKITSPTRKRDLQVCDKFEAMSDWSKSWEIPKNNSKPCVEIDKVLKALPPKIDAEIERVEKIPQVNYSTEKVDPRYEQLRRNVIHHTRRELPESKILLLKHLQKILPPSEWRDSWKVIKHRMRQERRRYKPDPVKPFRESEKGEDSKPNASEWKDSWKFTCRPLNQNPELWQQGWSTSTQVRVNWERHQSEISVEEFPKNGPTSERIWGESWKFSRHQHRSEPANAKDQVGKVKLNVPDNSREHESQAKSISDWQDAWMITETEMRHDKPSFAQWRESWKWSIYHTPHWTGLVSTDKWVDESSEIQRPKSIMSSEGVKSKMSSSFDNKIFGQRYPEKEWSSSWRTKSLLSNQSSKSSSTQQQHPILSECGCMWGRSFRLANPTPQLDQPWIESSQNPGYYQVLWSSKNKIQNINKNKSDLNKVFASATLWSNSYRFLQKPNDQLNTKGRSKVLSDQRVILPTKIKTRKQLYSGMEKEKQSERKWAGCHLLGKTQPRPKKGSGSDSKLMPEDSVYKKILEEWGESWRFFVHPENLKKQMSFKSISGWDESWKFLFPPY, encoded by the exons ATGTCCGGTGAGAAGAACCCAGAGGTGGTGGGATGCGACGCCTCCATCATGAGGAACGTCTGGGAGATCCGGATGAGGGAGTTCAGACAGAGGATGCTTCTGGAGCAGGAGCGGCTGGAGAGGAGCGCGCTGCCCGC CATCAACAAGCAGTGGGCAGATCGTATGACTGCCAAGATGGGGAAATACAAAAGAGTGGAGAGGAAAGTTACACCTTCCGATATCCAACCAGACGACAACATCTGGAAGAGCAAGCAACCGCTGGTTCCTCGGGGAGTTCCTCTTGGCAGAGGTCCGGGTTCTGGTGGCAGACCAGGAATCCCGGCAAAAAGCTTTTCTGCTCAAGCCCCAAATCTCAAGAACAAAAAGGTGCAAGACAAGAGTTTCAACAAACTACAGCTACTCATGTCAATCACCAAAACTCAGCCGTCGTCTCTGGTGTGGGGCAAGGCTTGGAAGTTCAACAAGTCCTTACCgtcaccagcagagggcgcaaGTCCAGACTGGGGGCAGTGCTGGATGTTTGCTCCCTATCAACCTCGAGCCGAAGAAGGTAAGCCTTGGCCAAACGAGCCCAACCTGGTGGATCCACAAAGCTATCATCTCTGGAGAAAAGCCTTTTACAAGATGGTGGAACCACAGGCGCTAGACCTGAATCTGCCCGCTGACCAATGGCAGACATCCTGGAAAAGATTTGAGAAAATCAAGAAAGATTCCGGTGAAGATGAAGAGGAAGCCTCTAAACATGGATTCTTCACTTCCCTGGTGGAAACCCAGCACCAAAATGAAATCTTGTGTTCATCAGAGTGGAGTGATTCCTGGACATCCACCAAGCCAGGCAACGAAGGTTTATTGAATGCAACAGTTGCTGACAACAAAGATATGGGAAGAGAAATAAACCCAGAATGGGAGGAATGTTGGAGGCTTCTCAACCATCATGGCAGCAACAGCTTCAAGCTTCCTCGCCATCAGAAACTTCTCAGTCCAGAATGGGCCAGTTCATGGAGAGCAGCAGCCGACGTCTTCAACAACAAACAGAGTTCCTCTCAGAACCAACATCATGGCTTTGACGATCACAGCCTGGAGAGAGATGGTTTTCACAAAATCACCTCCCCAACTCGCAAGAGAGACCTTCAGGTCTGCGATAAATTTGAGGCGATGAGCGACTGGAGCAAGTCATGGGAGATACcgaagaacaactcaaaaccttgTGTGGAGATAGATAAAGTCCTCAAAGCCTTGCCGCCGAAGATAGATGCTGAGATTGAAAGGGTGGAAAAGATCCCTCAGGTCAATTACTCGACAGAGAAAGTAGATCCAAGGTACGAGCAACTAAGACGTAATGTGATACATCACACAAGGAGAGAACTCCCCGAGTCAAAGATACTTCTTCTGAAGCACCTGCAGAAAATACTTCCACCTTCTGAATGGAGGGATTCTTGGAAGgtaataaaacacagaatgaGACAGGAAAGGAGAAGGTACAAGCCGGATCCTGTGAAGCCTTTCAGAGAGTCTGAGAAAGGGGAAGATTCAAAGCCCAATGCCTCGGAGTGGAAAGACTCCTGGAAGTTTACCTGCCGGCCCCTGAATCAGAACCCTGAGCTGTGGCAACAAGGTTGGTCCACCTCAACTCAAGTCCGGGTGAACTGGGAGAGGCACCAGAGTGAGATTTCAGTGGAGGAATTCCCTAAAAATGGCCCAACAAGTGAAAGGATTTGGGGAGAATCCTGGAAGTTCTCAAGGCACCAGCATCGATCAGAACCTGCAAATGCCAAAGATCAAGTCGGCAAAGTGAAGTTGAATGTTCCTGATAACTCAAGAGAACATGAAAGTCAGGCCAAGTCCATATCAGATTGGCAAGATGCCTGGATGATCACAGAAACAGAGATGAGACACGATAAACCATCGTTTGCTCAGTGGAGGGAATCCTGGAAGTGGTCTATCTACCACACACCACACTGGACTGGACTGGTATCAACAGACAAGTGGGTGGATGAATCCAGTGAGATCCAACGCCCAAAAAGCATTATGTCCTCAGAAGGAGTGAAATCTAAAATGAGCAGCTCCTTTGACAACAAGATATTTGGCCAAAGATACCCTGAGAAAGAGTGGAGCTCCTCCTGGAGAACCAAATCACTTCTAAGCAATCAATCAAGCAAAAGTAGTTCAACTCAGCAGCAACATCCCATTCTGAGTGAGTGTGGATGTATGTGGGGAAGATCTTTCAGACTTGCCAACCCAACGCCCCAACTGGATCAGCCCTGGATTGAGTCTTCCCAGAACCCTGGTTACTACCAGGTTTTATGGTCAAGCAAAAACAagatacaaaacataaataaaaataaatccgaCCTAAACAAAGTGTTTGCTTCTGCCACACTTTGGTCAAACTCCTACCGGTTCCTGCAGAAACCCAACGACCAGCTTAATACCAAAGGTAGATCCAAAGTACTCAGTGATCAAAGAGTGATTTTACCAACAAAGATCAAAACGAGGAAGCAGCTGTATTCTGGCATGGAGAAGGAGAAACAGTCCGAGAGGAAGTGGGCAGGATGCCACCTCCTGGGTAAAACCCAACCTCGTCCCAAGAAAGGCAGCGGTTCTGACAGTAAGCTCATGCCTGAAGACAGCGTCTATAAGAAGATCCTGGAGGAATGGGGAGAGTCTTGGAGATTCTTCGTCCAtcctgaaaacctgaaaaaacagATGAGCTTTAAATCAATATCTGGTTGGGATGAATCCTGGAAGTTCCTCTTTCCGCCGtactga
- the LOC116725101 gene encoding golgin subfamily A member 6-like protein 22 isoform X2 — protein MLSKKEEKRSFSNGRLRDQWEKIAQNEADQCKQEAERKQKSSIKVLFSKWTYHWSNGEQVMDEISDFRRATTRTDDEEKKPKIKFKIVPPPPKVKAEPPPPPPPAPRRSSSPKRHRQKRKVEVDVFRLCWRESWMSLKPPKYLYLKAREAKERRTLLMTLECPRSRKYKSKMFGPDADGTGPIPKWSHSWKQVKSPAQSEQPEDRDFEWDVLFERTLVTKVEIGEYGLPSWAGTWKIMNFPFRQQKKNWDCGWESYQQEPSDKSDKFDLIQEQLDQDEPEGWEDSWRLSGAEDPTDGPATFTAEMSDWLMPGWSKSCLLAAAPPEEYEERQKSWSSCWGFQQQIRWRQASILSAHHHSNQMSRRRRAINVFLFFGLDRPGLSDWTEAWKGPKGQKTPEDDEEREEGAGTEEEEEEDEGMEEEEEEEEEEEIRTEIFQNFNKNKGQEKEEEDDEGVDEEEEDEDEEDEKENGEKETERGVDEEEESEEDEEEEKDNSVRVMKEDEEKCDNADEEEEEEEEIYEEEEENDKNKTKSQKLETEQRKKDGEDEEEEDAEDEEEEDEEEEEEENQANDEERHENARTKETESRDPVTEQKKKKDAEDEDEEEGEDEEEEEEKEDEEEEDSQANNEGEMQENRKSKETKSRDSGEQRKEDGEDEEEEDGEDEEEEDGEDEEEEDAEGEEERKENNRAGKDEKEETNATKLGKDKEEDDEEEEFLDFDEERGKTKGDEEEEEEGEETDEDYEDADEEDEKQQKEKGNEKDEDVNLKEEEEDEESPDLEDDDDDDDDEEEEETNKKQGKEEEEEIKDERKNNKDDKEEDEDDDRLDVEDEEEEQREKMERKTEKTEEEEKKKVSSLDVEDDEEADEEEDDEEEDEEEDEDETEENEKQKDENNDEDEDGNIDRMKIETKERRCKEENNEEEEDEEEHESCEEDEEEDDEEEDSKMEVEEINKNKDEGEEDGETEEENPVEGKAEKQAEEEEEDEEQEKKSGVLKQTKKKKQKTKPGAPLHLQFHKLSASFSSWRRSWMVAVAHRGGADDEDEEEEGEEGEEWRAWKESWRICRCRKTDKDEVMSFSTEHRSRRDAIQEVDETTSRKWILSWKMNTANGRHEEEEEEDEEDYEES, from the exons ATGTTGTCCaaaaaggaagagaagagaTCGTTCAGCAATGGCCGTCTGAGAGACCAGTGGGAGAAAATAGCCCAGAACGAGGCGGACCAGTGCAAACAGGAGGCTGAGCGGAAACAGAAAAGCTCCATTAAAGT TCTTTTCTCAAAGTGGACCTACCACTGGTCTAACGGAGAACAGGTCATGGATGAGATTTCCGACTTCAGGAGGGCGACGACCCGGACAGACGACGAAGAAAAAAAGcctaaaattaaattcaaaatcgTTCCTCCACCTCCAAAAGTCAAAGCGGAgcctccgccgccgccgccgccggccCCCAGGAGGTCGTCCTCCCCGAAACGCCACAGGCAAAAACGCAAAGTGGAAGTGGACGTGTTTCGTTTGTGCTGGAGGGAATCCTGGATGAGCCTGAAACCACCGAAGTACCTCTACCTGAAGGCCAGAGAGGCTAAAGAGAGGAGGACGCTGCTGATGACCCTAGAGTGTCCCAGAAGCAGGAAGTACAAATCAAAGATGTTTGGACCGGACGCGGACGGGACGGGTCCGATTCCTAAATGGAGTCATTCCTGGAAGCAG GTGAAAAGCCCGGCTCAGTCAGAGCAACCAGAGGACAGAGACTTTGAGTGGGACGTTCTGTTTGAGAGGACGCTGGTCACAAAAGTGGAAATAGGAGAATATGGTCTTCCTTCCTGGGCCGGAACATGGAAGATCATGAACTTTCCCTTcaggcagcagaagaagaactggGACTGCGGTTGGGAAAGTTACCAACAGGAGCCGAGCGACAAGTCCGATAAGTTTGACCTCATTCAGGAGCAGCTGGATCAG GACGAGCCTGAAGGCTGGGAGGATTCATGGAGGCTCTCCGGAGCAGAAGATCCGACGGACGGGCCGGCCACGTTCACAGCAGAAATGAGCGACTGGCTGATGCCGGGATGGAGCAAATCCTGCCTGCtggctgcagctcctcctgaggAATACGAAGAGCGGCAGAAGAGCTGGAGCTCCTGCTGGGGCTTCCAGCAGCAGATCAG GTGGCGTCAGGCGTCCATCTTGTCTGCTcatcaccatagcaaccagatGAGCAGGAGACGGAGAGCCATAAACGTTTTCCTGTTCTTCGGTCTGGACCGGCCTGGTCTGAGCGACTGGACGGAGGCCTGGAAGGGTCCAAAAGGACAGAAAACACCGGAGGATGACGAAGAGCGGGAGGAAGGAGCCGgaactgaggaagaggaggaggaggatgaaggaatggaggaggaagaggaggaagaagaagaggaggagatcagaacagaaatatttcaaaactttaATAAGAACAAAGGtcaggaaaaagaggaagaggacgaTGAGGGTgtagatgaagaggaggaagatgaagatgaagaagatgagaaagaaaatggtGAAAAGGAAACGGAGAGAGGAGtcgatgaggaggaggagagtgaagaagatgaggaagaggagaaagatAACAGTGTCAGAGTGATGAAGGAGgatgaagaaaaatgtgacaatgcagatgaggaagaggaggaggaagaggaaatttatgaggaagaggaagaaaacgacaaaaacaaaacgaagaGTCAAAAGCTTGAAACTGAGCAGAGGAAGAAGGATggtgaagatgaggaagaggaggatgctgaagatgaggaagaagaag atgaggaggaagaagaggaggaaaatcAAGCCAATGATGAAGAAAGACACGAAAATGccagaacaaaagaaacagagagTCGAGATCCAGTAactgagcagaagaagaagaaggatgctgaagatgaagatgaggaagaaggggaagatgaggaggaggaagaagagaaagaggatgaagaggaggaggacagtCAAGCCAATAATGAGGGAGAAAtgcaagaaaacagaaaatcaaaagaaacgAAGAGTCGAGATTCAGGAGAGCAAAGGAAGGAGGATggtgaagatgaggaagaggaggatggtgaagatgaggaagaggaggatggtgaagatgaggaagaggaggatgctgaaggtgaggaagaaagaaaggaaaacaacagagcAGGAAAAGACGAGAAGGAGGAAACGAATGCCACAAAGTtgggaaaagacaaagaagaagatgatgaagaggaggagtttCTGGACTTTGATGAAGAAAGAGGCAAAACTAAaggagatgaagaggaggaagaggagggagaggaaacAGATGAAGACTATGAAGATGCAGATGAAGAGgatgaaaaacaacagaaggaaaaaggaaatgaaaaggatGAAGATGTAAACctgaaagaggaagaggaggatgaagagagCCCGGATttagaagatgatgatgatgatgatgatgatgaagaggaagaagaaacaaacaaaaaacaaggaaaagaggaagaggaggagattAAAGACGAAAGGAAGAACAACAAAGATGAcaaggaggaagatgaggatgatgatAGGCTGGATgtagaagatgaagaagaagagcagagagaaaaaatggagagaaaaacagaaaagacggaggaagaggagaagaagaaagtttcCAGTCTGGATGTAGAGGATGATGAAGAGGctgatgaggaagaggatgatgaggaagaggatgaggaagaggatgaagatgagACAGAAGAAAACGAAAAGCAGAAAGACGAAAATAACGATGAGGATGAAGATGGAAACATTGACAGGATGAAGATAGAAACCAAAGAAAGACGCTGCAAAGAGGAGAacaatgaggaagaggaggatgaggaagaacATGAGAGCtgtgaggaagatgaggaggaagatgatgaagaggaggacagTAAGATGGAGGTGgaagaaatcaataaaaacaaagatgaaggtgaggaagatGGAGAAACTGAGGAAGAAAATCCTGTGGAGGGAAAAGCTGAGaaacaagcagaagaagaggaggaggatgaagaacAAGAGAAGAAGAGCGGCGTTCTAAAacagacgaagaagaagaagcagaaaaccAAACCCGGCGCTCCGCTTCACCTGCAGTTCCACAAGCTGAGcgcctccttctcctcctggcGGCGCTCCTGGATGGTCGCCGTCGCTCACCGCGGAGGAGCCGACGACgaagacgaggaagaggagggagaggagggagaggagtgGCGGGCCTGGAAGGAGTCCTGGAGAATCTGCCGCTGCAGGAAGACGGACAAAGACGAGGTGATGAGCTTCTCCACGGAGCACCGGAGCCGTCGGGACGCCATACAGGAAGTGGACGAAACGacaagcaggaagtggattttGAGCTGGAAAATGAACACAGCTAACGGCAGacatgaggaagaggaggaagaggatgaggaagatTATGAGGAGAGCTGA